Genomic window (Magnolia sinica isolate HGM2019 chromosome 10, MsV1, whole genome shotgun sequence):
ACCACAGCGGGTGTTGGTGGGGTCACTGCAGAATTCGCTTCCAGCGGATGAATGTTCTGGTTAATGAACTGTAGGCCCCACTTACAAGTACCAGCGAGGGAGGCAAGTGGATTACGTGGTGTGCCACATACCAGCCACCTTGGTGGTGGTCACCGAGTTGTATAGgccttgtgttatatccacacattCAATACATTCTGGAAAatcattttagttcatgagccagaaaaatgaggcagatagaaggctcaactagaccacaccacagaagtggggataatgatatccaccgttgaaaccttcctaaggcccaccatgatatttatttgtcatccaacctcttcacaaggtcacactgacctgtgtggaaaaaaaaaaaaatattaggttgatcaaaaacttctgtggcccacttaagcttcggATCCACCTCATTTATAAGCCCATGGACTAAAATGacctcataaaatggatggacggtatggatataacacatacctcatggttagCCCAAGGAACTTGGTGACGCTAACATACCACATAGTTgggtgatgtgtggtacaccatcaGATCAGATTTCAAGCGCCCTGCTtacaagtgagagagaaagagagggagagagggagacgTACAACTGTTCATCGCTGTCCCTCCTTGCCCACAAAGCACAACCCATCTATAGCAATTCTGAGATTATTTCTCTACCAACAATACGAACTGTTCTAATTTCAGCGATGTGACGCACCTTGAGATGGTCATCTCCGCCACCCCTTACCCTCTTCATGAATTCTTCTGACATGTCACCTAAAAATAGTTGTTGGATGGCAGCGAGGTGCTGAAAGCCATCTGGGAGCATCTTTAGCTTTGGACATCTGTCAATAAGAAGATGCTGTAGAGATTTCATTGTACCCTCCTCTATTCTACTCCACTCTTCCAATTCTTCCATGTCTCTGATAATCATGGTTCTGAGCTTAGGAAATCCTCCAGACGTGCAGCAAATCTGCTTCCCCACATAAGCAGTATTGAGACACAGGGAAACCAGATTGGGTAACTGTCCAAGGGTAATGAGTGGATCTTCCTTAAATTGGCTATGCAACAGTTATATGTTCCGGAGACAGTTGTGTGAACCAATCCATTGGGGAAACTCCTTCATCACACCTACCAAAGAAAGTTTCTCAAGGTACTGTGGAGGCCGCGACAATTCTTGTACTTTGAGTTCTTGATCATAGCCCATGCCCATTATTTTGAGAGATCGCAACCATTTCAACTGACTAATGGAATCACATAGTTGTCTACAATCTTCCTCTTTTACTAATCCAATTGTTAATTTCTTAAGTTGGGTTAAGTAACCCAACTCTCTTAAAAAGCCACCGTCGACTGATGCACCTGATAGTGTTTGGAGGTTGCTTAAACTGGCTATTCGCTCAGGCATCTTATAGAATTCCCTACTGCCaataaatttcatcaaattaagaTGCGTCAATGTCGTAAGCATCTCTATTCCAGTGGGTAAACCTTTCAAATGGGAATCTCTGACATCCAGCGTCTGTAGGTTGTGCAGTCTTTGCAATGAAACAGGGAGTTCCTCAATCTCTGTCCTCCTCAAGCTCAAATACCGTAAGTGAATCAACCCTCCAACTTCATTCGGCAAAATCTTTATTTTAGTGCCTTCTAGATCTAATACCCTCaataatttgaattttgaaaacatTCTACAGAAAGAGGAAGAGGGAAATTCCTGGTCGTTAAATAGAAGAAGTGACCGAGGATTCAATTCAGGCATGCTTCCTGGAATATCAATTGCAGTGTTTTGGATGGCCAACCGACGTTGCACTTCTTTGAAATTATTTCTTCGATTTGGTAGGATTGCTGCGAAATTTTCCTTCTTAAACATGTGAATAGCAATGTCACGCATGAGGTCATGCACTTGACACGCTATCAATTCCCTTCTATCATGATGAATGACAGGTAGGAGCAGGTTCCTATCAATGAGCTGAGCAAAGTAATTACTTGAAACTTCTTCGAGTGTCTTTCGTGGATGTTCCTCAATGAAGCCCTCGGCCACCCACATGCGAATCAGCTTCTTTCTCTTAATCACATGATCCTCAGGAAACAGACCACAGTACAAGAAACAATATTTGAGGTGAAAAGGTAAATAGTTGTAACTCGTTAGCAGGGCTCGATTTAATCTTGCAAGATCTTCATTATCTTTCAGTTCCGAATCAAGATTTTCAAACACTTCACTCCATTCAGCTAGATCAGTTCCCTTATTTGACATGAGGCCACCAATTACCACAATGGCGAGTGGTAACCCTTTGCATCTTTTGACCAAGGCATTTCCCACTTCGACTAAGTGCTGCGGACAGGTTCCCTGAGTGTCTTCGTTCATGAATGCCCTTTTTACGAAGAGTTCCCAAGCCAATTCATGAGATAATGGCTTCATTTTGTGCATATGCCATTTCTCATGGACAGGGCGGGCTGTATTTTCACTGCGAGTGGTGAAGATGATCTTGCTACCACCTTCATGAGGCAAAGCATATTTGACAGCTTCCCAAACACTAGTATCCCATATATCATCAAGGAACAGAGCGTACCTTTTTACTTGCAAATAGTTGTTGATCATCTCTGCTAATTTTTCCTCATCCATTGTCTCTGTATGATTTGGAGCCGCCTCCCGCCTGCTCTCATAAAATCCTTCAAGCATGCGCTTCAAGATTTCCTTCTTTTGGAATGATTGAGACACATAAATCCATGCATGGCAATCAAAACTTGTCTTTGCAGTTTTGTACACTTTCTTTGCAAGAGTCGTCTTTCCGGAACCGCCCATCCCCACAATCGAAATGACAGTACGCTGTTGTGTCTCCTCTTTTTCCAGCAACAATTGCTCCAGTTTCATGGCGTCATTCTCGAGCCCCACTATGTCTGCTTCTTCGACCCAAGAAGCAGCAACTCCAGGATCTCGATTGCCAGCATCTGTAGCAATTGAACTTCTCTCTTCTTGAAATGCAGAGTGAA
Coding sequences:
- the LOC131257644 gene encoding disease resistance protein RPM1-like; amino-acid sequence: MAGAVLSFYVQKLSEQVIHEVELLTGVHDDVEWIRKELQTIRAFLKDADQRKEREEVVAAWITQVRYLVFNAEDAVDEFMIRMESQRGLQNEHMGCFVFHACFIKRLIFRHRFSTQIQKIRKEVKEIQERGERFGFHSAFQEERSSIATDAGNRDPGVAASWVEEADIVGLENDAMKLEQLLLEKEETQQRTVISIVGMGGSGKTTLAKKVYKTAKTSFDCHAWIYVSQSFQKKEILKRMLEGFYESRREAAPNHTETMDEEKLAEMINNYLQVKRYALFLDDIWDTSVWEAVKYALPHEGGSKIIFTTRSENTARPVHEKWHMHKMKPLSHELAWELFVKRAFMNEDTQGTCPQHLVEVGNALVKRCKGLPLAIVVIGGLMSNKGTDLAEWSEVFENLDSELKDNEDLARLNRALLTSYNYLPFHLKYCFLYCGLFPEDHVIKRKKLIRMWVAEGFIEEHPRKTLEEVSSNYFAQLIDRNLLLPVIHHDRRELIACQVHDLMRDIAIHMFKKENFAAILPNRRNNFKEVQRRLAIQNTAIDIPGSMPELNPRSLLLFNDQEFPSSSFCRMFSKFKLLRVLDLEGTKIKILPNEVGGLIHLRYLSLRRTEIEELPVSLQRLHNLQTLDVRDSHLKGLPTGIEMLTTLTHLNLMKFIGSREFYKMPERIASLSNLQTLSGASVDGGFLRELGYLTQLKKLTIGLVKEEDCRQLCDSISQLKWLRSLKIMGMGYDQELKVQELSRPPQYLEKLSLVGVMKEFPQWIGSHNCLRNI